A single genomic interval of Hyphomicrobiales bacterium harbors:
- a CDS encoding MerR family DNA-binding transcriptional regulator codes for MQDLSTIGELTREFGISTRTLRFYEGEGLINPVRRGLRRLYPPRECARLMLILRAKRLGYSLSEIAEILDLCGREPEQERALRHVIARIRECRAELDRKRSDIEAMLDEFGRAETRLHSRLAARDGTGKEGGAGKI; via the coding sequence ATGCAGGATCTGTCGACGATCGGGGAGCTGACGCGGGAGTTCGGCATCTCGACGCGGACGCTGCGCTTCTATGAAGGCGAGGGGCTGATCAACCCGGTGCGGCGCGGCCTCCGGCGGCTCTACCCGCCGCGCGAGTGCGCCCGGCTGATGCTGATCCTGCGCGCCAAGCGGCTCGGCTATTCCTTATCGGAGATCGCGGAGATCCTCGACCTTTGCGGGCGCGAGCCCGAACAGGAGCGCGCGCTGCGCCACGTCATCGCCCGCATTCGCGAATGCCGCGCCGAGCTCGACCGGAAACGCTCCGACATCGAGGCCATGCTGGACGAGTTCGGCCGGGCCGAGACGCGCTTGCATTCCCGCCTTGCCGCGCGCGACGGCACGGGCAAAGAGGGCGGCGCCGGCAAGATATGA
- a CDS encoding DegT/DnrJ/EryC1/StrS family aminotransferase — MNELSVATSQRRARKQAPRQARTVPLFDLKRQEPRTHARIRARMDNVLRHCQFVLGPEVDELEESLAAYCGARHAIAVSAGRDALIMALMALGAGPGDAVFVPAFTFSATAGAVAAIGATPIFVDVDAATFNIDPADLERVASAVTASGKLKPKAVMPVDLYGLPADYTAVGAVAGRYGMTVIADAAQSFGAVAGGPAVGTLAPITATSFYPTKVLGGFGDGGALFTDDDNLAAEVRLIRTHGRLGSGDEALRLGMTGRLDTLQAAVLLVKLEDFPDELDARRRIAAMYTEALSDDVITPTVPPGYESTWALYTLRVADRDGVRTRLADAGVGTGLFYSTPLHRHAAFAPWVNGGEALPVSERLAGEVLSLPIYGDLTDEEVAYVIEQLKAAL; from the coding sequence ATGAATGAATTGAGTGTCGCTACGTCGCAAAGGCGCGCGCGCAAGCAGGCGCCGCGTCAGGCAAGGACCGTCCCCCTTTTTGATCTCAAGCGCCAGGAGCCGCGCACGCATGCCCGCATCAGGGCGCGGATGGACAACGTCCTGCGCCACTGCCAGTTCGTGCTCGGCCCGGAGGTCGACGAGCTGGAGGAATCGCTCGCCGCCTATTGCGGCGCGCGCCACGCCATCGCCGTCTCGGCCGGGCGCGACGCGCTGATCATGGCGCTGATGGCGCTCGGCGCGGGGCCGGGGGATGCGGTGTTCGTGCCCGCCTTCACCTTTTCGGCGACGGCCGGCGCGGTGGCCGCGATCGGCGCCACGCCGATCTTCGTCGATGTCGATGCCGCGACCTTCAACATCGATCCGGCGGACCTGGAGCGCGTGGCCTCCGCCGTCACCGCCTCCGGCAAGCTGAAGCCGAAGGCGGTCATGCCGGTCGACCTTTACGGGCTGCCGGCCGACTACACCGCGGTCGGCGCCGTCGCCGGGCGCTATGGCATGACGGTGATCGCCGACGCGGCGCAGAGCTTCGGCGCGGTTGCTGGCGGACCCGCCGTCGGCACCCTGGCGCCGATCACCGCGACCAGCTTCTATCCGACCAAGGTGCTCGGCGGCTTCGGCGACGGCGGCGCGCTGTTCACCGACGACGACAATCTGGCCGCCGAGGTGCGGTTGATCCGCACCCACGGCCGTCTCGGCTCCGGCGACGAGGCGCTGCGGCTGGGCATGACCGGGCGGCTCGACACGCTGCAGGCGGCGGTGCTGCTGGTCAAGCTCGAGGATTTCCCCGACGAGCTCGATGCGCGCCGGCGCATCGCCGCCATGTACACGGAAGCCCTTTCCGACGACGTCATCACGCCGACGGTGCCGCCCGGTTACGAGAGCACCTGGGCGCTCTATACGCTGCGGGTTGCCGACCGCGACGGTGTCCGCACCCGCCTTGCCGATGCCGGCGTCGGTACCGGCCTGTTCTACTCGACCCCCTTGCACCGCCACGCCGCCTTCGCGCCGTGGGTCAATGGCGGCGAGGCGCTGCCGGTCTCCGAGCGTCTGGCCGGCGAGGTTCTGTCGCTGCCGATCTATGGCGATCTCACCGACGAGGAGGTGGCCTACGTGATCGAGCAGCTCAAGGCAGCGCTTTAG
- a CDS encoding Gfo/Idh/MocA family oxidoreductase: MTGGLRAGVVGLGYFGKFHAKHYAAHPDATLAALVDIDESRAKAAAKQYGGEALTDYRDLIGRVDLVSVAVPTSLHFEVGHALLSAGIHVLVEKPITDTVERAEALIDCARERGLVLQVGHIERFSAVYRALAAKVTKPLYIEATRISPFRPRATDVDVVLDLMIHDIDIILGLAASKIVSVHAVGVPVLNPGEDIANARIEFASGAVANVTASRVAETTERRMRVFQPDSYVVCDFDSSSIVLHRRIGDPARQGAAAVAAKSWNISKEDSLFNEISEFLDCVRSGRVPTVDGRVGRDALRVANMITETLRAHRRRIEAELVV; encoded by the coding sequence ATGACTGGGGGACTTCGCGCCGGCGTCGTCGGGCTCGGCTATTTCGGCAAGTTTCACGCCAAGCATTACGCGGCGCACCCGGACGCGACGCTGGCCGCGCTCGTCGATATCGACGAAAGCCGCGCCAAGGCGGCGGCGAAGCAATATGGCGGCGAAGCGCTCACCGACTATCGCGACCTGATCGGCCGCGTCGATCTCGTCTCCGTCGCGGTGCCGACCTCCCTGCATTTCGAGGTCGGCCACGCGCTACTGTCCGCCGGCATTCACGTTCTGGTGGAAAAGCCGATCACCGACACGGTGGAGCGGGCCGAGGCGCTGATCGATTGCGCCAGGGAGCGCGGCCTGGTGCTTCAGGTCGGGCATATCGAGCGTTTCTCGGCCGTCTATCGCGCGCTTGCCGCCAAGGTGACCAAGCCGCTTTATATCGAGGCCACCCGCATCTCGCCGTTCCGGCCGCGCGCGACGGATGTCGACGTCGTCCTCGACCTGATGATCCACGACATCGACATCATCCTCGGGCTTGCGGCATCGAAGATCGTCTCGGTCCACGCCGTCGGCGTTCCGGTCCTCAACCCGGGCGAGGACATCGCCAATGCCCGCATCGAGTTTGCCAGTGGCGCCGTCGCCAACGTCACCGCCAGCCGAGTCGCCGAAACGACCGAGCGGCGCATGCGGGTGTTCCAGCCGGACAGCTATGTCGTGTGCGATTTCGACTCAAGCAGCATTGTGCTGCATCGGCGCATCGGCGACCCGGCGCGGCAGGGAGCCGCCGCGGTTGCCGCCAAATCTTGGAATATTTCCAAGGAAGACAGTCTCTTCAACGAGATATCCGAATTCCTCGATTGCGTTCGCAGCGGCCGTGTGCCAACAGTTGACGGCAGGGTGGGGCGTGACGCCTTGCGGGTGGCGAACATGATCACGGAAACCCTGCGCGCCCATCGCCGTCGTATCGAAGCCGAGTTGGTCGTATGA
- the mgtE gene encoding magnesium transporter produces MQETVTSEDLALAVRAEDGHIAPAFLERVSAAVEAGDREALAALAQPLHEADLADVLEALRPEQRNLMVQLLGPEFDFLALTEVDDSVRDEILEILPNEAVAEGVRDLDTDDAIHILQDLEESEQKDILARIPATERATLRRGLEFPEETAGRRMQSEFIAVPPFWTVGQTIDYMRDSDDLPDDFYEIFVIDPAFRPLGTVSLNHLLRAKRPVAMQAIMKPEIYTVKATDDQEEVARTFERYDLVSAAVVDESGRLVGVITVDDIIDVIEEEADEDIRRLGGVGDEEISDTVLTATKSRFVWLLVNLGTAILASWVISLFDASITQMVALAVLMPIVASMGGNAGTQTMTVAVRAIATGELARFKVKRVITRETLVGFLNGCMFAVIIGSVAGLWFDNAQLGGVMAVAMVVNMLAAGLFGILIPVGLQRLKLDPAVASGVFVTTVTDVVGFFAFLGLAAWWFGLA; encoded by the coding sequence GTGCAGGAAACCGTGACCAGCGAGGACCTGGCCCTGGCCGTACGCGCCGAGGACGGTCATATCGCGCCGGCATTCCTGGAGCGTGTTAGCGCCGCGGTCGAAGCCGGCGACCGCGAGGCGCTGGCGGCGCTCGCCCAGCCGCTGCACGAGGCCGACCTTGCCGACGTGCTGGAGGCGCTCAGGCCCGAGCAGCGCAACCTGATGGTCCAGTTGCTGGGGCCGGAGTTCGACTTTCTGGCGCTGACCGAGGTCGACGACAGCGTCCGCGACGAGATCCTCGAAATCCTGCCAAACGAAGCGGTTGCGGAAGGCGTGCGCGACCTCGACACCGACGATGCGATCCACATCCTCCAGGATCTCGAAGAGAGCGAGCAGAAGGACATCCTCGCCCGCATCCCGGCGACCGAGCGGGCGACGCTCAGGCGCGGCCTGGAGTTCCCGGAAGAGACCGCCGGGCGGCGCATGCAGAGCGAGTTCATCGCCGTGCCGCCCTTCTGGACGGTGGGACAGACCATCGACTATATGCGGGATTCCGACGATCTTCCGGACGATTTCTACGAGATCTTCGTGATCGACCCGGCGTTCCGGCCGCTCGGCACCGTGTCCCTCAATCACCTCCTGCGGGCCAAGCGGCCGGTGGCGATGCAGGCGATCATGAAGCCGGAGATCTATACGGTCAAAGCCACCGACGACCAGGAGGAGGTGGCGCGCACCTTCGAGCGCTACGATCTGGTGTCGGCGGCGGTGGTCGACGAATCCGGCCGCCTGGTCGGCGTGATCACGGTCGACGACATCATCGACGTCATCGAGGAGGAGGCGGACGAGGACATCCGCCGGCTCGGCGGCGTCGGCGACGAGGAAATCTCCGACACGGTGCTGACGGCGACCAAGAGCCGCTTCGTCTGGCTCCTGGTCAATCTCGGCACCGCCATTCTGGCTTCCTGGGTCATCAGCCTGTTCGACGCCAGCATCACCCAGATGGTGGCGCTGGCGGTGCTGATGCCGATCGTCGCCTCGATGGGCGGCAACGCCGGCACCCAGACCATGACCGTGGCGGTGCGGGCGATCGCCACCGGCGAGCTTGCCCGCTTCAAGGTCAAGCGCGTCATCACCCGCGAGACCCTGGTCGGTTTCCTCAATGGCTGCATGTTCGCCGTCATTATCGGGTCGGTTGCCGGCCTGTGGTTCGACAATGCCCAGCTCGGCGGCGTCATGGCGGTGGCGATGGTCGTCAACATGCTGGCGGCCGGGCTGTTCGGGATCCTCATCCCGGTCGGCCTGCAAAGGCTGAAGCTCGATCCCGCGGTGGCCTCCGGCGTGTTCGTGACGACGGTCACCGACGTGGTCGGCTTCTTCGCCTTTCTCGGCCTCGCCGCCTGGTGGTTCGGGCTTGCCTGA
- a CDS encoding polysaccharide deacetylase family protein, with product MTFLSVPEAVAACRAKALGVSRTLEIDASPGLLVGSMHYGKRLALKPKEVVLTFDDGPLSGPTDRVLKALAAECVKATFFMVGLMADAYPALVRKVAAAGHTIATHSNTHPRGMTSLELAVAERDIERGFQRISAALGEASEPAPFFRYPGLAPSPALDTFLLGNGIATFSADIVGDDWHDISSSQILSRVLHRLDHQGRGIILLHDIKPRTALMIPRLLRALKSRGYKIVHLVPRREGFEVSLRSAVYKPDEDDAPAASIEPAKSVETVMSDAPAASIEPAKSVEPVKPFEPAISVETAKSIETARAP from the coding sequence GTGACATTCCTGAGCGTTCCGGAGGCCGTGGCGGCCTGCCGAGCGAAGGCGCTTGGCGTTTCCCGAACCCTCGAAATCGATGCCAGCCCCGGCCTGCTGGTCGGCTCCATGCACTATGGCAAGCGCTTGGCGCTGAAGCCCAAAGAGGTGGTGCTGACCTTCGACGACGGTCCGCTTTCCGGGCCGACCGATCGTGTCCTCAAGGCGCTTGCCGCCGAATGCGTCAAGGCGACCTTCTTCATGGTCGGCTTGATGGCGGATGCCTATCCGGCGCTGGTGCGGAAGGTCGCGGCGGCCGGGCACACCATTGCCACGCACAGCAACACGCATCCCCGCGGCATGACCAGCCTGGAGCTGGCGGTCGCCGAGCGGGACATCGAGCGCGGCTTTCAGCGGATCTCCGCCGCGCTCGGCGAAGCCAGCGAGCCGGCCCCCTTCTTCCGCTATCCGGGCCTCGCGCCCTCCCCCGCGCTCGACACCTTTCTCCTCGGCAACGGCATCGCCACGTTCAGCGCCGACATCGTCGGCGACGACTGGCACGACATTTCCTCCTCGCAGATCCTGTCACGGGTGTTGCACCGGCTCGACCATCAGGGCCGCGGCATCATTCTGCTGCACGACATCAAGCCGAGGACCGCGCTGATGATCCCGCGCCTGCTCAGGGCATTGAAGTCGCGCGGCTACAAGATCGTGCACCTGGTGCCGAGACGCGAGGGCTTCGAGGTCAGCCTGCGCAGCGCCGTTTACAAACCCGACGAGGACGACGCGCCGGCCGCATCCATCGAGCCGGCCAAATCCGTCGAGACGGTGATGTCCGACGCGCCGGCCGCATCCATCGAGCCGGCCAAATCCGTCGAGCCGGTCAAGCCTTTCGAGCCGGCCATATCGGTCGAAACGGCCAAATCCATCGAGACGGCCCGGGCCCCATAG
- the lipB gene encoding lipoyl(octanoyl) transferase LipB: protein MRKPSAGAPPVEWVVSAQPVDYAAALAAMEARVDAIAAGHGRERVWLLEHPPVYTAGTSARPEDLIAPGRFPVHRVGRGGQYTYHGPGQRVAYVMLGLKSRGGDVRAFVTALEEWLIATLAQFGVGAERRAGRVGVWVVRPDKGEGAEDKIAAIGIRLRRWVSFHGVSLNVAPDLEHYSGIVPCGVSEHGITSLADLGVAASMAEVDAALRRAFERVFGATQLTRSEEPEMAAAADRR, encoded by the coding sequence TTGCGGAAGCCGTCCGCCGGCGCCCCACCGGTCGAGTGGGTGGTTTCCGCGCAGCCGGTGGATTATGCCGCCGCGCTCGCGGCCATGGAGGCCCGCGTCGATGCCATCGCCGCCGGCCATGGGCGCGAACGCGTCTGGCTCCTCGAACATCCGCCGGTCTACACCGCGGGCACCAGTGCAAGACCCGAGGACCTGATCGCGCCGGGGCGTTTCCCGGTGCATCGGGTCGGCCGCGGCGGCCAGTACACCTATCACGGGCCGGGCCAGCGGGTTGCCTATGTGATGCTCGGCCTCAAGTCGCGCGGCGGCGATGTGCGGGCTTTCGTCACAGCGCTCGAGGAATGGCTGATCGCGACGCTTGCGCAATTCGGCGTCGGCGCGGAGCGGCGCGCGGGCCGGGTCGGCGTGTGGGTCGTCCGGCCCGACAAGGGGGAAGGCGCGGAGGACAAGATCGCCGCCATCGGCATCCGCCTGCGCCGCTGGGTCAGCTTTCACGGCGTCAGCCTCAATGTCGCGCCCGATCTCGAGCATTATTCCGGCATCGTGCCCTGCGGCGTCAGCGAGCATGGCATCACCAGCCTCGCCGACCTCGGCGTGGCGGCAAGCATGGCGGAGGTCGACGCGGCCTTGCGCCGCGCCTTCGAGCGCGTCTTCGGCGCAACACAGCTCACACGGTCGGAAGAACCTGAAATGGCGGCGGCGGCAGATCGCCGCTGA
- a CDS encoding acylphosphatase yields MVQGVAYRAWTERAAGGLGLTGWVRNRRDGSVEALFCGPAEAVDRMVGLCAAGPPAARVTDVRAEPFSGDLPPPPFQVLPTV; encoded by the coding sequence ATGGTGCAGGGGGTCGCCTACCGCGCCTGGACGGAGCGCGCGGCAGGGGGCCTGGGCCTGACCGGCTGGGTGCGCAACCGCCGCGACGGCAGCGTCGAGGCGCTGTTTTGCGGACCTGCCGAGGCGGTCGACAGGATGGTCGGGCTTTGCGCCGCGGGGCCGCCGGCGGCGCGCGTGACCGATGTGCGGGCGGAACCGTTCAGCGGCGATCTGCCGCCGCCGCCATTTCAGGTTCTTCCGACCGTGTGA
- a CDS encoding acetyl/propionyl/methylcrotonyl-CoA carboxylase subunit alpha, with product MFKKILIANRGEIACRIIKTARSMGIATVAVHSDADKDALHVEMADEAVRLGPAPAAESYLRIDRLVGACRKTGAEAVHPGYGFLAENPKFAAALAQAGIAFVGPGAKAIEAMGDKVESKKFAAAAKVNTIPGHIGIVADAEEAVRIAGEIGYPVRIKASAGGGGKGMRVARGRQEVAEGFERARSEAASSFGDDRVFIEKYITEPRHIEVQVLADGHGNVIHLGERECSIQRRNQKVIEEAPSSFIDAQTRKAMGEQAVALARAAGYTSAGTVEFIVDKERNFYFLEMNTRLQVEHPVTELVTGIDLVEQMIQVAAGEKLAIRQKDVALNGWAIEARVYAEDPYRNFLPSTGRLVRYRPPQEGVRAGATVRNDTGVYEGAEITVYYDPLIAKLIAHAPDRVHATDALSDALDAFTIDGIRHNIPFLSAVMAHPRWVEGRLSTNFIAEEFPDGLHSHAPERDTLEVLAAVATFIDHRSNLRRRRITGQMSAIPFAFTGARVVAVAGERIPVAVADEGDTVTVSFDGEEGAAGRAVELSSQWTPGEPTWHGTVDGRKLNVQVRPILNGVGLSHRGTEVEVAVYTRREAALHALMPVKKETDTAKRLVCPMPGLVTSLAVKVGQEIKIGDQLCVIEAMKMENVLRAERDGKVKKINAKPGDNLAVDAVIMEFE from the coding sequence ATGTTCAAGAAGATCCTGATCGCCAACCGCGGCGAGATCGCCTGCCGGATCATCAAGACGGCGCGGTCGATGGGGATTGCCACGGTGGCGGTCCATTCCGACGCCGACAAGGACGCGCTGCACGTCGAGATGGCCGACGAAGCGGTGCGGCTCGGGCCGGCGCCGGCAGCCGAATCCTACCTCAGGATCGATCGGCTCGTCGGTGCCTGCAGGAAGACGGGCGCCGAGGCCGTGCATCCCGGCTACGGGTTCCTTGCGGAGAACCCCAAATTCGCCGCCGCGCTGGCGCAAGCCGGCATCGCCTTCGTCGGCCCCGGCGCCAAGGCGATCGAGGCGATGGGCGACAAGGTCGAGTCGAAGAAATTCGCCGCCGCCGCCAAGGTCAACACGATACCCGGCCATATCGGCATCGTCGCGGACGCGGAAGAGGCGGTGCGGATTGCCGGCGAGATCGGCTATCCGGTGAGGATCAAGGCGTCCGCCGGCGGCGGCGGCAAGGGCATGCGCGTCGCCCGCGGCCGGCAGGAGGTTGCCGAGGGCTTCGAGCGGGCGCGCTCGGAGGCGGCGTCGTCATTCGGCGACGACCGCGTCTTCATCGAGAAATACATCACCGAGCCGCGCCATATCGAGGTCCAGGTGCTCGCCGACGGCCACGGCAACGTCATCCATCTCGGCGAGCGCGAATGCTCGATCCAGCGCCGCAACCAGAAGGTGATCGAGGAGGCGCCGTCGTCCTTCATCGACGCTCAGACGCGCAAGGCGATGGGCGAGCAGGCGGTGGCGCTGGCCCGCGCCGCCGGCTACACGAGCGCCGGCACGGTCGAGTTCATCGTCGACAAGGAGCGCAACTTCTACTTCCTGGAAATGAACACGCGGCTGCAGGTCGAGCACCCGGTCACCGAGCTCGTCACCGGCATCGACCTGGTCGAGCAGATGATCCAGGTCGCGGCGGGCGAAAAGCTGGCCATCAGGCAGAAGGACGTGGCGCTCAACGGCTGGGCCATCGAGGCGCGGGTCTATGCCGAGGACCCCTATCGCAACTTCCTGCCCTCGACCGGCCGGCTGGTGCGCTACCGGCCGCCGCAGGAGGGCGTGCGCGCGGGGGCGACCGTCCGCAACGACACCGGCGTCTACGAGGGGGCGGAGATCACCGTCTACTACGATCCGCTGATCGCCAAGCTGATCGCCCACGCTCCGGACCGCGTCCACGCCACCGATGCGCTTTCCGACGCGCTGGATGCCTTCACCATCGACGGCATCCGCCACAATATCCCGTTTCTTTCCGCCGTCATGGCGCATCCGCGCTGGGTGGAGGGGCGGCTTTCGACCAATTTCATCGCCGAGGAGTTTCCCGACGGGCTGCATTCCCACGCGCCCGAGCGCGACACGCTGGAGGTTCTCGCGGCGGTCGCGACCTTCATCGATCATCGGAGCAATCTGCGGCGGCGGCGGATCACCGGGCAGATGAGCGCGATCCCCTTCGCCTTCACCGGCGCGCGGGTCGTCGCCGTCGCCGGCGAGCGCATCCCGGTCGCGGTCGCGGATGAGGGCGATACGGTGACGGTCAGCTTCGACGGGGAGGAGGGCGCGGCCGGCCGCGCGGTCGAGCTATCCTCGCAATGGACGCCGGGCGAGCCGACGTGGCACGGCACCGTCGACGGCCGCAAGCTCAACGTCCAGGTGCGGCCGATCCTCAATGGCGTCGGCCTGTCGCACCGCGGCACCGAGGTCGAGGTCGCCGTCTATACGCGGCGCGAAGCGGCGCTGCACGCGCTGATGCCGGTCAAGAAGGAAACCGACACCGCCAAGCGGCTGGTCTGCCCGATGCCGGGGCTCGTGACCTCGCTTGCCGTCAAGGTCGGGCAGGAGATCAAGATCGGCGACCAGCTCTGCGTCATCGAAGCGATGAAGATGGAAAACGTGCTGCGCGCCGAGCGCGACGGCAAGGTCAAGAAAATCAACGCCAAGCCGGGCGACAACCTGGCGGTCGACGCGGTCATCATGGAGTTCGAGTAG
- a CDS encoding MerR family transcriptional regulator, whose translation MTDKSPEAFRTISEVSEDLDLPQHVLRFWESKFSSIKPLKRGGGRRYYRPGDIDLLRGIRYLLYSEGFTIKGVQKILREQGVRHVANCWQEDADALAAAVATGFGEPERRATAMARPPAGGISGAGKSGVSQVRALKTVLRTLREAQSRLEGVRRAK comes from the coding sequence TTGACTGACAAATCACCCGAGGCATTTCGGACCATCTCCGAGGTCTCCGAAGACCTCGACCTGCCGCAGCACGTGCTGCGGTTCTGGGAATCCAAATTCAGCTCCATCAAGCCGCTGAAACGCGGTGGGGGACGGCGCTATTACCGGCCCGGCGATATCGATCTATTGCGCGGCATCCGCTATCTCCTTTATTCGGAGGGCTTCACCATCAAGGGCGTGCAGAAGATCCTGCGCGAGCAGGGCGTGCGCCATGTCGCCAATTGCTGGCAGGAGGACGCGGACGCGCTGGCGGCCGCGGTGGCGACCGGCTTCGGCGAGCCGGAACGCCGGGCGACCGCCATGGCCAGGCCGCCGGCGGGAGGCATCTCGGGGGCCGGAAAAAGCGGCGTCAGCCAGGTGCGGGCGTTGAAGACCGTGCTCAGGACCCTGCGCGAGGCGCAGTCGCGGCTCGAGGGCGTGCGGCGCGCCAAGTGA
- a CDS encoding integration host factor subunit alpha encodes MGAKTVTRADLSEAVYQKVGLSRTESADLVELFLKEITDCLEKGETVKLSSFGSFVVRNKNRRIGRNPKTGEEVPIAPRRVLVFKPSNVLKDKINEGLIVNKSD; translated from the coding sequence ATGGGGGCAAAGACAGTAACGCGAGCCGATCTGAGTGAGGCCGTGTATCAAAAAGTCGGGCTTTCCCGGACGGAGTCGGCCGATTTGGTCGAGCTGTTCCTGAAGGAGATTACCGATTGTCTGGAGAAAGGGGAAACCGTGAAGTTATCCTCTTTCGGCTCCTTCGTCGTCCGCAATAAAAACCGGCGTATCGGCCGCAATCCAAAGACCGGCGAGGAGGTTCCGATTGCCCCGCGGCGCGTCCTGGTGTTCAAGCCCAGCAACGTGCTCAAGGACAAGATCAACGAAGGTCTGATCGTCAACAAGTCGGATTAG
- a CDS encoding beta-ketoacyl-ACP synthase III has protein sequence MTKIRSVVRGCGAYLPERVVTNDELASRVDTSDAWIQQRTGIRERRIAADGETTADIGTAAALAALEDARLRPKDIDLIILATATPDNTFPATATTIQSHLGMHHGTAFDIHAVCSGFIFALATADNFLRAGQYRRALVIGAETFSRIIDWDDRTTCVLFGDGGGAVVLETEEQSGTNADRGVLMTKLRSDGHYKEMLYVDGGPSTTQTVGHLRMHGREVFRGAVTLLSEVVEDALKCAGLSAAQIDWFVPHQANKRIIDAMARKLNVPAERVVTTIDRHANTSAASIPLALRAAVEEQKIHPGQLVLMEAMGGGFTWGAALVRW, from the coding sequence GTGACAAAGATTCGATCGGTCGTCAGGGGTTGCGGGGCGTATCTGCCCGAGCGGGTCGTGACCAACGATGAATTGGCGTCGCGCGTGGACACCAGCGATGCGTGGATCCAACAGCGCACCGGCATCCGCGAGCGGCGCATCGCCGCCGACGGCGAGACGACCGCGGACATCGGCACGGCGGCGGCCCTCGCCGCGCTGGAGGACGCCCGGCTCAGGCCCAAGGACATCGACCTCATCATTCTGGCGACCGCGACCCCGGACAACACCTTTCCGGCGACCGCCACCACGATCCAGTCACACCTCGGCATGCACCACGGCACCGCCTTCGACATTCACGCGGTGTGCTCCGGCTTCATCTTCGCCCTGGCGACCGCCGACAATTTCCTGCGCGCCGGCCAGTACCGCCGCGCCCTGGTGATCGGGGCGGAGACCTTTTCGCGCATCATCGATTGGGACGACCGGACCACCTGCGTCCTGTTCGGCGACGGCGGCGGCGCGGTCGTGCTGGAGACCGAGGAGCAGAGCGGCACCAATGCCGACCGCGGCGTGCTGATGACCAAGCTGAGGTCGGACGGGCACTATAAGGAGATGCTGTATGTCGACGGCGGGCCGTCGACGACGCAGACCGTCGGCCATCTCAGGATGCACGGCCGCGAGGTGTTCCGCGGCGCGGTGACGCTGTTGTCGGAGGTGGTGGAGGACGCACTCAAGTGCGCCGGGCTGAGCGCCGCCCAGATCGACTGGTTCGTGCCGCACCAGGCCAACAAGCGCATTATCGACGCCATGGCGCGCAAGCTGAACGTGCCGGCGGAGCGGGTGGTGACGACCATCGACCGCCACGCCAACACATCCGCCGCCTCGATTCCGCTGGCGTTGCGCGCCGCCGTCGAGGAGCAGAAGATCCATCCCGGACAGCTGGTGCTGATGGAGGCGATGGGCGGCGGCTTTACTTGGGGCGCGGCGCTGGTTCGCTGGTAA